In the genome of Bryobacteraceae bacterium, one region contains:
- a CDS encoding YjhG/YagF family D-xylonate dehydratase has translation MHILDSGDPSLYDIRTRAAGPKGALPITPDMLLKRPSGDLFGWSQNAGMGWDPSALGGHDILILSTHGGLRDPDGAPVALGYHTGHFEVHLLVDAAARELAAHRAVPFAGYCTDPCDGRSQGTPGMYDSLPYRNDAAIVLRRLARSLPTRRGVLGVATCDKGLPAMMMALAALHDLPCVLAPGGVTLAAEEGEDAGKAQTLGARYAHGEITLEYAAEAGCRTCASPGGGCQFLGTAATSQVIAEALGMALPHSALAPSGHPIWLDMGRRSARALLAMVERGIRMRDILDRRALHNAMALHAAFGGSTNLILHLPAVAHSAGLARPTVEDWNRVNRAVPRLVDVLPNGPRNHITAQAYLAGAVPEVMLHLRQAGLLETGARTVAGITVDEALNWWEQSERRAAVRKLLADRDHIDPGKVIMDPDAARAAGLTPTVCFPVGNLAPEGSVVKSTSIDPSVVDAGGVYRKEGPARVFLAERDAIAAIKENRLQPGDILVLICRGPLGSGMEETYQITSALKHLPFGKHIALITDARFSGVSTGACIGHVSPEALAGGPIGKLRDGDRIRIVIDRNRLEATVDLLGADGSVESGNAALAARDPRADLHADPELPPETRLWAALQDVSGGSWGGAVYDTDAILRVIEAGRRAISA, from the coding sequence ATGCACATCCTCGATTCCGGCGACCCCTCCCTCTACGACATCCGCACCCGTGCCGCCGGACCCAAAGGCGCGCTCCCCATCACGCCGGACATGCTCCTCAAGCGCCCCTCCGGCGACCTGTTCGGCTGGAGCCAGAACGCTGGCATGGGCTGGGACCCCTCCGCCCTCGGCGGCCACGACATTCTCATTCTCTCGACGCACGGCGGCCTCCGCGACCCCGATGGCGCGCCCGTCGCCCTCGGCTACCACACCGGCCACTTCGAAGTGCACCTCCTCGTCGACGCCGCCGCGCGCGAACTCGCCGCCCACCGCGCCGTTCCCTTCGCCGGATACTGTACCGATCCATGCGACGGACGCTCCCAAGGCACGCCCGGCATGTACGATTCGCTGCCTTATCGCAACGACGCCGCCATCGTGCTGCGCCGCCTCGCCCGATCGCTCCCCACGCGCCGCGGCGTCCTCGGCGTCGCCACCTGCGACAAAGGCCTTCCGGCGATGATGATGGCCCTCGCCGCGCTTCACGATCTGCCCTGTGTTCTCGCTCCCGGCGGCGTCACCCTGGCCGCGGAGGAAGGAGAAGACGCCGGCAAGGCGCAGACCCTCGGCGCGCGCTACGCTCACGGCGAGATCACGCTCGAGTACGCCGCCGAAGCCGGATGCCGCACCTGCGCCTCGCCCGGCGGCGGCTGCCAGTTCCTCGGCACCGCGGCGACTTCGCAAGTGATCGCCGAAGCGTTGGGAATGGCTCTGCCGCATTCCGCGCTAGCGCCCTCCGGCCACCCCATCTGGCTCGACATGGGCCGCCGCTCGGCCCGCGCTCTCCTCGCGATGGTGGAGCGGGGAATCCGGATGCGCGACATTCTCGATCGCCGCGCACTCCACAACGCCATGGCCCTCCACGCCGCTTTCGGCGGTTCGACGAACCTCATTCTCCATCTGCCCGCTGTAGCCCATTCAGCCGGGCTCGCGCGGCCCACGGTGGAGGATTGGAACCGCGTGAACCGTGCCGTTCCCCGCTTGGTCGACGTGCTCCCCAATGGCCCTCGCAATCACATCACCGCGCAGGCCTACCTTGCCGGCGCCGTCCCCGAAGTGATGCTCCACCTCCGCCAGGCCGGCCTCCTCGAAACCGGCGCTCGAACCGTGGCCGGCATCACAGTGGATGAAGCGCTCAACTGGTGGGAGCAATCCGAGCGGCGCGCCGCCGTGCGCAAGCTGCTCGCCGATCGCGACCACATTGACCCCGGCAAAGTCATCATGGATCCGGACGCCGCCCGTGCCGCTGGACTCACCCCCACCGTCTGCTTCCCAGTCGGCAACCTCGCCCCGGAAGGCTCCGTCGTCAAGAGCACGTCGATCGACCCTTCCGTTGTCGACGCCGGCGGCGTCTACCGCAAGGAGGGTCCGGCTCGCGTCTTTCTCGCCGAGCGCGACGCCATCGCCGCCATCAAGGAAAACCGCCTCCAGCCGGGCGATATTCTCGTTCTCATCTGCCGCGGTCCGCTTGGCTCCGGCATGGAAGAGACCTACCAGATCACATCGGCGCTGAAGCACCTGCCGTTCGGAAAGCACATCGCGCTCATTACCGACGCTCGCTTCTCCGGCGTGTCCACCGGAGCCTGCATCGGCCATGTGTCCCCCGAAGCGCTCGCCGGCGGGCCGATTGGCAAACTCCGCGACGGCGACCGAATCCGCATCGTCATCGACCGCAACCGCCTCGAAGCCACCGTCGACTTGCTGGGCGCCGACGGCAGCGTCGAATCCGGAAACGCCGCACTGGCGGCTCGCGACCCCAGAGCCGATTTGCACGCCGATCCCGAGCTCCCGCCTGAAACCCGCCTCTGGGCCGCGTTGCAGGATGTCTCCGGCGGCTCCTGGGGTGGCGCTGTCTACGATACGGACGCGATCCTCCGCGTCATCGAAGCCGGCCGCCGCGCGATCAGCGCGTGA
- a CDS encoding M48 family metallopeptidase, translated as MTGQLLWKNESDCQGRFREVSMLMLSSTTLSKRLPAAALGVLLAACSGHQPGAPIKPGMNFFSVQQDIELGKQAAEEVRQQMDIVRDAAVQNYVKRIGERLVQTNAAKSSGFPFEFTVVNEKSINAFALPGGPMFVFSGLIASADNEAQVAGVMGHEMAHVILRHGTNQVSKAQLLELPAQIGGAVAAASVGNEQLGQLVQVGAALGLNSLLLKFSRGAETQADILGSRIMAEAGYNPIEMARFFEKLEGDGGSRAPEFFSDHPNPGNRIKRIESEIAVMPQQSYGFQAGDFGGLKRSVAALPEPKPPQKPQPAAPQVSQPSNAQWRQVRGPTFQMSMPGDWEMVQSNGTPATVVAPRGGLVRQLGGSVAIGFGLMLNYYAPQTASDLGGASQELWRQMMRADPSMQIGSNARQVRLSGATGLMTQYQTESPFGGPEQGVIITVARPEGLFYIIGAAPRQNAQQLQQMLDQVVGSLRFTR; from the coding sequence GTGACGGGTCAGCTATTGTGGAAGAACGAATCGGACTGCCAGGGCCGATTTCGCGAGGTCTCCATGCTCATGCTCTCCTCCACCACACTCTCCAAACGACTCCCGGCGGCAGCGCTCGGCGTGCTGCTGGCCGCTTGCAGCGGCCACCAACCGGGCGCGCCGATCAAACCGGGAATGAACTTCTTTTCCGTGCAGCAGGACATTGAGCTCGGCAAGCAGGCCGCCGAGGAAGTCCGGCAGCAGATGGACATCGTGCGCGACGCGGCCGTCCAGAACTACGTGAAGCGGATCGGCGAGCGGCTGGTGCAGACCAATGCGGCCAAATCGAGCGGATTTCCGTTCGAGTTCACTGTGGTGAACGAGAAGAGCATCAACGCGTTCGCGCTGCCGGGAGGCCCGATGTTCGTTTTCTCGGGGCTGATCGCGTCCGCCGATAACGAGGCGCAGGTCGCCGGGGTGATGGGACACGAGATGGCGCACGTAATCCTGCGGCACGGCACCAACCAGGTCTCGAAGGCGCAACTGCTCGAGCTGCCGGCGCAGATTGGCGGCGCGGTCGCCGCAGCGTCGGTGGGCAACGAGCAGCTCGGCCAGCTTGTACAGGTGGGCGCGGCGCTGGGGTTGAATTCGCTTCTGCTGAAGTTCTCACGCGGCGCGGAAACGCAAGCCGATATTCTCGGTTCGCGGATCATGGCCGAGGCGGGTTACAACCCGATCGAGATGGCGCGGTTCTTCGAGAAGTTGGAGGGCGACGGCGGCTCGCGCGCGCCCGAGTTCTTCTCCGACCACCCGAATCCGGGCAACCGGATCAAGCGAATCGAATCCGAAATCGCGGTGATGCCGCAGCAGAGCTATGGGTTCCAGGCGGGCGATTTCGGCGGGCTGAAGCGAAGCGTGGCGGCGCTGCCGGAGCCGAAGCCTCCCCAGAAGCCGCAGCCCGCCGCTCCGCAAGTGTCGCAGCCGAGCAACGCGCAATGGCGGCAGGTGCGGGGACCCACGTTCCAGATGTCGATGCCGGGCGATTGGGAGATGGTGCAGTCGAACGGCACGCCGGCAACGGTGGTTGCGCCACGCGGCGGCCTCGTGCGGCAACTGGGCGGCAGTGTCGCCATCGGTTTTGGGCTGATGTTGAACTACTACGCTCCGCAGACGGCCAGCGACCTTGGCGGCGCGTCGCAGGAATTGTGGCGGCAGATGATGCGCGCCGATCCTTCGATGCAGATCGGGAGCAACGCGAGGCAGGTGCGGCTCAGCGGCGCCACGGGGCTGATGACGCAGTACCAGACGGAGTCGCCATTCGGCGGCCCGGAGCAGGGCGTGATCATCACGGTGGCGCGGCCGGAAGGGCTGTTCTACATCATCGGCGCGGCGCCGCGGCAAAACGCGCAGCAACTGCAACAAATGCTCGACCAGGTGGTGGGGTCGCTACGGTTCACGCGCTGA
- a CDS encoding carbonic anhydrase produces the protein MGKILVLLPLALGMVPAAAGAADGAPSPEMVLEWLRYGNQRHAEGKPVHWHQSVARRREVAKTQPAQAVVIACSESTTPPEILFDQGLGDLYVLRAPGNVVGEREIAAVEMAVERHGVRVVVVLGHQGCSVVGHAVRGAMGPGHIGTLVAPMAAPVARVKGQPGDVLERAIHANVEAGVAALAASDPILAPLAGGGRLRVVGAYYDGESGRVGWMTPPAHRTTLSSGLPH, from the coding sequence ATGGGAAAGATCCTGGTGTTACTTCCGCTAGCTCTTGGAATGGTGCCGGCGGCGGCCGGAGCGGCCGATGGCGCGCCGTCCCCGGAAATGGTCCTCGAGTGGCTCCGCTACGGCAACCAGCGGCATGCCGAGGGGAAGCCCGTGCACTGGCATCAGTCGGTCGCACGGAGGCGGGAAGTGGCGAAGACGCAGCCGGCGCAAGCGGTGGTGATCGCCTGTTCGGAATCGACGACGCCGCCAGAGATTCTGTTCGACCAGGGGCTAGGCGACTTATACGTGCTCCGGGCGCCGGGCAACGTGGTTGGCGAACGGGAGATCGCGGCGGTGGAGATGGCGGTGGAAAGGCACGGCGTTCGGGTGGTGGTGGTTCTTGGACATCAGGGCTGCTCGGTGGTGGGACACGCCGTGCGGGGCGCCATGGGTCCAGGGCATATCGGGACCCTGGTTGCGCCGATGGCGGCTCCCGTGGCTCGTGTGAAGGGCCAGCCGGGGGACGTGCTGGAGCGTGCGATTCATGCCAACGTCGAGGCGGGCGTGGCCGCACTTGCCGCGTCGGACCCGATTCTTGCGCCGCTAGCGGGCGGGGGGCGTCTCCGCGTGGTTGGAGCCTATTATGACGGCGAATCGGGCCGCGTCGGCTGGATGACGCCACCGGCGCACCGGACCACGCTCTCTTCCGGGCTGCCTCACTAG
- a CDS encoding GMC family oxidoreductase, producing the protein MAAPLSSDWSKRSKSTFDFIVIGSGYGGAITAARLAGSDARPSVCILERGKEWAVGEFPDSAGGWLSNQRNDLNPLGLYEVLNYADISILKGSGLGGTSLVNANVAIVPDDDAFRQDGWPAAVNTASLDSFYRIARDTLFARPYPDAMNLPKVQALARRGAQLGLPVEPLDIAVTTVDRTNDQGVHQPKCTGCGDCVSGCNVGSKNTLAMNYLPLAKSKGAEIYTQCEVESIEKLSAGGWRVHGYWVRDALKRQKFSLDAGNVILAAGSVNSTEILLRSAEKRGLAISPAAGSKFGGNGDFFGLSYNGNYETRVLGFGVHPPDQAWEKNPSGPSIVASLRYRAGDPSRWFTIEDLSFPAAALRAAQVTFATLPNKEDTDVGDETREMRRAIQDTLGIKPYDPEGALNHTMLYLCMGFDDQRGYFVLGKRGVEIRWPGAGRQPVFGMINEELRRHARREGSSFLANPIWEFMKLPVRHLVTAHPLGGLPMGEDYLAGAVDEWGRVFSSDGSVHDGLFVADGAVLPAALGVNPFLTIAAVAERIAARKIEEIGGNPYPKPPAPVAIPAVDPIEAISKSETELERIFERIPSGSIQTMLNAGGRTVDPAARRIRNDDFWKGCFPNGHLLNAMSSALFTSFKKRFFKQGGKFMGVTSDSDGAIDARNSIEEIELKKPAGDLKPGRYILLRYLDPPWQGFYDVFRVINEDLLIGRVYLGAYPDGLRMFTFPMTRRYAFSQMTVEDHRSLYASAVVPTALELDGAWRMDTISNANHAAGVAWLAFENKPDGRLESRYQLMGLIEGLVTPSFAAGHFQLNDFTPLRDEIRKIDDELFIGKWVTSDPALIHGSLPVDLGLFHREPAGPDGKSRWGFYYLLTRAEGAGRLSSSTILSPWLDHQLPRGVGMTFDEEMVGRIWNGMKTPSGDRSGDLAIAARGDAGASACSFQVRMHIGDVNEFVDGPEHEARLSGKIVFSDFLGGGPREFTLDSGKSYFNYLRVNTQTGEAEMRYFLEWTTPQGRRFQFEGKKYMQKDASGPREVLSDYTTLYTHLYEYNAGGRDELATGLLKFRTFEDLAAVGNLAGFLAGFRVTGATDPGLQLAARMRFLAFTGQFVQREYDPLAPQAEMPPAPRAAAAGGGSGSEYP; encoded by the coding sequence ATGGCTGCACCTCTGTCCTCGGATTGGTCGAAACGGTCCAAGAGCACCTTTGACTTCATCGTGATTGGCTCCGGCTACGGCGGAGCGATCACGGCCGCCCGGCTCGCCGGGTCGGACGCACGCCCCAGCGTCTGCATCCTCGAGCGCGGCAAGGAGTGGGCCGTCGGCGAATTCCCCGACTCGGCCGGCGGCTGGCTCTCCAATCAACGCAATGACCTGAACCCCCTCGGCCTTTACGAAGTCCTCAATTACGCCGACATCTCCATCCTCAAGGGCTCCGGTCTCGGCGGCACTTCGCTCGTCAACGCCAACGTCGCGATCGTGCCCGACGACGACGCGTTCCGCCAGGACGGCTGGCCAGCCGCCGTCAATACGGCGTCGCTCGATTCGTTCTACCGGATTGCCCGCGACACGCTGTTCGCCCGCCCCTATCCCGACGCGATGAATCTGCCCAAGGTGCAGGCCCTCGCCCGCCGGGGCGCGCAGCTCGGTCTCCCCGTGGAACCCCTCGACATCGCGGTAACCACCGTCGATAGAACCAACGACCAGGGCGTTCACCAGCCCAAGTGCACCGGCTGCGGCGATTGCGTCTCCGGCTGTAACGTCGGCTCGAAGAATACGCTCGCCATGAACTATCTTCCTCTCGCCAAAAGCAAGGGCGCGGAGATATACACGCAATGCGAGGTGGAGTCGATCGAAAAGCTCTCCGCCGGCGGTTGGCGCGTCCACGGCTACTGGGTGCGAGACGCCCTCAAGAGACAGAAGTTCTCGCTCGACGCCGGCAACGTCATCCTCGCCGCCGGGTCGGTTAACAGCACCGAAATCCTGCTCCGGTCGGCCGAAAAGCGCGGACTCGCCATCTCACCCGCCGCTGGCTCCAAGTTCGGCGGCAACGGCGACTTCTTCGGCCTCTCCTACAACGGCAACTACGAGACCCGCGTCCTCGGCTTCGGCGTCCATCCGCCGGACCAGGCTTGGGAAAAGAACCCGAGCGGACCCTCGATCGTCGCGTCTCTTCGCTACCGGGCCGGCGATCCGTCGCGGTGGTTCACCATCGAGGACCTCAGCTTCCCCGCGGCTGCCCTTCGCGCCGCTCAGGTCACCTTCGCCACGCTCCCGAACAAGGAGGATACCGACGTCGGCGACGAAACCCGGGAGATGCGTCGAGCCATTCAAGATACGCTCGGGATCAAGCCCTACGATCCCGAAGGCGCGCTCAATCACACCATGCTCTACCTGTGCATGGGTTTCGATGACCAGCGCGGCTACTTCGTGCTCGGCAAGCGCGGCGTCGAGATCCGCTGGCCCGGCGCAGGCCGCCAGCCCGTGTTCGGGATGATCAACGAGGAACTCCGCCGCCACGCGCGGCGCGAGGGCTCGAGCTTCCTCGCCAACCCGATCTGGGAGTTCATGAAGCTTCCCGTGCGCCATCTCGTCACCGCGCATCCGCTCGGCGGACTGCCGATGGGCGAGGACTACCTCGCCGGCGCCGTCGACGAATGGGGCCGCGTCTTCTCCTCCGACGGCAGCGTTCACGACGGGCTTTTCGTGGCTGACGGCGCCGTGCTGCCCGCCGCCCTCGGCGTCAATCCCTTCCTCACGATAGCGGCTGTCGCCGAGCGGATCGCCGCGCGCAAGATCGAGGAAATCGGCGGCAACCCCTATCCCAAGCCCCCCGCGCCCGTTGCCATACCCGCTGTCGATCCGATCGAGGCCATCTCGAAAAGCGAAACCGAACTCGAACGCATCTTCGAACGAATCCCGTCCGGCTCCATCCAAACCATGCTCAACGCAGGCGGCCGCACGGTCGATCCCGCCGCCCGCCGCATTCGCAACGACGATTTCTGGAAAGGGTGCTTCCCCAACGGTCATCTGCTGAACGCCATGTCGTCGGCCCTGTTCACGTCGTTCAAGAAACGCTTCTTCAAACAGGGCGGCAAGTTCATGGGCGTCACCAGCGACTCCGACGGCGCCATCGACGCGCGCAACAGCATTGAGGAGATCGAACTGAAGAAACCCGCCGGCGATCTGAAGCCCGGCCGCTACATCCTCCTCCGCTACCTCGATCCGCCGTGGCAAGGTTTCTACGATGTCTTTCGCGTGATCAACGAAGACCTGCTGATCGGCCGCGTCTACCTCGGCGCGTACCCGGACGGCCTCCGTATGTTCACCTTCCCGATGACGCGCCGCTACGCGTTCTCGCAGATGACCGTGGAGGATCACCGGTCCCTCTACGCTTCAGCGGTCGTGCCCACCGCGCTCGAGCTCGACGGCGCCTGGCGCATGGATACGATCTCCAACGCCAACCACGCCGCCGGCGTCGCCTGGCTCGCTTTCGAGAACAAGCCCGACGGGCGCCTCGAGAGCCGCTATCAATTGATGGGGCTCATTGAGGGGCTGGTGACGCCCAGCTTCGCCGCCGGCCATTTCCAACTGAACGACTTCACGCCCCTTCGCGACGAGATCCGGAAAATCGATGACGAGCTGTTCATCGGCAAATGGGTCACCTCCGATCCGGCGTTGATCCACGGCTCACTGCCGGTCGATCTCGGCTTGTTCCACCGCGAACCCGCGGGCCCCGACGGGAAGAGCCGCTGGGGCTTCTACTACCTCCTCACCCGCGCCGAGGGCGCCGGCCGCCTCTCTTCCAGCACGATCCTCAGCCCCTGGCTCGATCATCAGCTCCCGCGCGGTGTCGGCATGACCTTCGACGAAGAGATGGTGGGCCGTATCTGGAATGGCATGAAGACGCCCTCCGGCGATCGGTCCGGCGACCTCGCCATCGCGGCTCGCGGCGACGCCGGAGCCTCGGCCTGCAGCTTTCAGGTCCGGATGCACATCGGCGATGTCAACGAATTCGTCGACGGCCCCGAGCACGAAGCGCGCCTCTCCGGCAAGATCGTCTTCAGCGACTTCCTCGGCGGCGGCCCGCGCGAGTTCACCCTCGATTCCGGCAAGAGCTACTTCAACTACCTCCGCGTGAACACCCAAACCGGCGAAGCCGAAATGCGCTACTTCCTCGAATGGACCACTCCGCAAGGCCGCCGCTTCCAGTTCGAAGGCAAGAAGTACATGCAGAAGGACGCCTCCGGTCCGCGGGAAGTGCTCAGCGACTACACCACCCTCTACACGCATCTCTACGAGTACAACGCCGGCGGCCGCGACGAACTGGCCACGGGTCTGCTCAAGTTCCGCACCTTCGAGGATCTCGCCGCCGTGGGCAACCTGGCCGGATTCCTCGCCGGCTTCCGTGTCACCGGCGCCACTGACCCGGGCCTGCAATTGGCCGCGCGAATGCGCTTCCTCGCCTTCACCGGGCAGTTCGTCCAGCGCGAGTACGATCCCCTCGCGCCGCAGGCTGAGATGCCGCCCGCACCACGCGCCGCGGCCGCCGGCGGAGGTTCCGGTAGCGAATATCCATAG